The genome window ATCTACCGGGGATCCTAGTGTCCTGAGTTAGAAGTTTCTATACAAAAGCGTCCGATGGATTGGATGATTTCATCAGCGGTTTTGGTCCAGACGAACGGTTTGGGATGGTCGTTGGTTTCGTTGAGATAGGCCATGATCGCC of Candidatus Zixiibacteriota bacterium contains these proteins:
- a CDS encoding IS630 family transposase, which gives rise to AIMAYLNETNDHPKPFVWTKTADEIIQSIGRFCIETSNSGH